In the genome of Sardina pilchardus chromosome 14, fSarPil1.1, whole genome shotgun sequence, the window GCCAAAGTGTGAGGCTAGATCCTCCAGTAGCACCACTTTGGAGTCCTAAATCAAAAAGATAAATATGAATATCAATATTAATAAAAGCGTAATAACATCAGAATCAGTGCTGGTTATACAGCTTTACCTTAACATTATTCCTGCATGCAAATTAACTGAAAACATAAGAAAGCAGTTCTTCATAGAAATCTGCTACAAATGCTGGCGTGTTACAATGTGACATCGGTTAGGCATCTGTGTGCAGTGAGAGCTTTATTACAACACAATTAACAGGCTTAATAGACAGTTAAGGAGGTCGAGCAAGGCTGCCTACAGGAAGTCGACAGAAatcatattcatgggtttcatcaggtccctttccacaggtgtattaatcaagcaccatgcagtctgcattgataatcaaggtgcttgattctatacacctgtggaaagggacctgatgaaacccatgaattatGGGTCACAAAATATTACCTTGATATGCTGAATGAACTCCTGAAGAAGATTCTGGGACTGTCAAAAGCAAATACATACAAACAGTCAATCAAAAAGGCAACAAAGACAGGACACACATGTGTCCTAACAGCTGTACATGTTTGTAATATAAAAACTGCACATCGATATAAACCAGTTCTAAAGTAATATAACTATTGCCATACAGCCTTatgaataatataatataatataatttaatATAAGTAATGATTATGAGGGTAGCTAACGAAACCAACCACCTTACCTCTAGTTCAGTGAGCTCCTCAGCTTCCCCCTGCTCCTCGATGATGAAAGACTCCTTCAGTCGCTgatactcctcctcctcctttttctcttgCTCCTCCTTGGCACGACGAGCCTCTTCTTCCTACAAAAACAGAGGATACAACCACAATGGCAAGACTCAAACGGAGAGCTGCAGGAACTCTGTGTTTGATTTTCATAACATGAAGTAGCCCATATCTAAAATAGTAACATCTGAAGCAATGAAATAATAACGTCTCCATCACCAATAATCTCCATGCATTTCAATaaacaataatgataacaataataatgacaaactGCCTAATAACTCTGACCCTATATTttaattcaaaatgttttcagatCACTACCCACCGCCACAGTCCAGACCATAACTTTTGTTTATTTCACACATCAGATCTGAGGGAATCTCAGTCACAGCAAAGAGTTTATCTTCACGTGTATTCTTATGTTTGTGTGGCGGCCATTTTACCTCTTGCTGTTCCAGGACACGTTCCTTCTCGTCCTCCTTGCGTCTCTCCTGCTCTCGGAGCTCCTGCAGGCgcttcctctcctcccgctcctcctgctcagcctgtcaccagaacaacaacaacaacagcagcagaactCTGAGTGTTTCTCAGGAAAACTGTCCACAACTAgaattctttcacacaaacatactgcatTTGTGGCCATTTTTTGAGCGGTGACCAGGTTACGCCATGCTGTTGGAGGTGCAACCAAACGCTGCATCACCATTGAAATCACATAGGAAATTCGATATTGTTTGCGCCTCCAAGTGATGTGATGtaagtttgtgtgaaagaatactACTGCGCCTTGGTTTGGCAGATGGATAATGCTAACTGTGAAATGTTACATTTATGATAACATTTCTGATGTCTCATATAAACCAGCATCTAAGAAAAGCAATACTGATTCTTAAATTCTCACATCTGTCTGAATTTGTGGAATGACGGTCAACATTTGGAAGTTTAGGAAAGTACTAGCAGCTTGGATGTCAAACAACTGATATCCTGTGTGGATTCTACCTTTGCAGATGAGGACAGTAATAGGAAATTTAAATATCCACCACTCGGCAGCTGATTCCTGTAGACCACAACAGAGGTGAGTACTGTGAACTGCTCATAAGATGCCGTAGCCTTTAACGGCATTAGCCTCCAGACTCCTACATTAACTAACTAGCCACAACAAGGGGGAGCAGATACAAGAGATACTGTGTGTAAGACCGTGAGGTGATATTATAGAGCATAATGCCAGTTGTGAACTGCTGAGGAAAAGAGTCTGGTTGCCACAGCCAGTTCAGTTGTCTGCGATCAGCACTCCCAAAGCCCATAGTTTTTGAAAAGTACTGGTAAGAGATAATTGGTGGATCACTGTCAATTATACGCTTCACATCATGGCCACATTATCACTCAAAACGTACATTCATTTCTGCTCCCAAAATACAATGTCATCCATTGTCCTAGTGAAATAATCATGTGGTCATGAAAATAATGTTACGCAATCATTCAACATATAGACAGACCTGTGAATTGCATCCCTGTAAGACATTCCACTCAAGAGGTAAACTGATCAGAGGTCCCCCTGCCCAAACACTTGTCAGATGTTGTTAAGATATCATCATGCATTGACTCCTCAAggttctctcacctctctctggttcttcctcgcctgtttctcttccagtTTCCTTTGCTTCTTGGCTCCTATTTTTCCAGTGGCCTGCTGAACGGGAACATCTtcgccctcctcctctgcctcctctaccTCCACTGGGCTGTCCTCTGAAGCAGGAATCACATAGAAGAGTGAAGCTCTAATTCAAAATACAGTATTAGCCTGCTAATCTAAAATGCTCTTTGATTAATACAAATAGTTTCACATGAACTGGAGTTTTCAGAACAGTAATGGCCAAAGCCAAAACATTAAAGTAACCTTCTACCTGTGAGTCTGGGGATATATTTTGAATTATGTGTCTCTGATAAATAATCTCTGTAATGTCAAACAGGTAGACAGACTTGGAGACATAGCCTACCATCCTCAGAAGCTTCTCTCTGAGGACGTCTGGCTTCCATGGCAGCATGCATGCCGCGTCTACGGCGACGAGGCATTCCAGCACCCCGGTCCTCGGCAACTTGGGGTCGCGGAGGAGGTGCCGCTGCTCGGGCAACCACCTGCTGTTGGTGCTCATTGTCAGCTGTAAGAGGGGGAATAGGTTGTCGATGCAACGGGGATAAGGGAGGAAATATCAGCACAAGTAGAAATTCTATCATGACACTCTCTGAGTGATATCActaaaggggcattcacatacgtcgctactcgcacatcgctcctcgcttccgttaactgtcaatcatctctattctacattctgatttggtactcgcttcactcgcatcgctggaagttaaaattattttaacttcgtacccgcccacatcgcatcgctagtcctcgcatcgcctttcctggccacattcagctagaacacattcactttacattgacagttctcgctcagagatgggcgagtagcgacgtatgtgaatgcagcttaaCTGTGCTGTCTGCAACACGTCCATGCTCAGTATTCTATGGTAGCAGCTAAACGATATGCACTTGGCAGAAACATTATGTCCTTACTGAATGGGTGACACCATCGGTGAATAACTAAGTACCTATTGAACACTAAGCAGAGAATTCTGCCAACATGTTATTGGATTCTCTACTAGCCAACAAATCTGACAGCTGGCTAGCTATGGTGTAACTTCACATGGCCTACTACAGTCAGCAGCAAGTTGAGCTGAGCAAGATGTCACAACCAACACGGGAGTCGGGGGGAGGGAAAGCTTAGCATTGTTACTAGTTCAACgacttctctgtctgtgcatgtctaACCAAGAATCTGGAGTAACTTTACCCATGGCCAATGACAATAACTGATTGTAAAAGCCTtattattagacattctctgctacagccaatgtaacgttagcttgcttgcttgcttgctagGTATCATAAAAATAGTAACATTAGCTGACGTTGACTTAGAGAAGTTAGCTCGCTGTGCCATACAGATGAAATAACATCCACTTACATTGTTCTGCTCTTCCACGTACTTTTACAGCAAAAATTATAAGTATAACAAGAATGACTGCTGCAGTTATGTACAAAACTATATCCATGGTTGGTCAAAAATCGTCAACATTTGCATTCGTGTCCCAGAGTCACTTCTTCTCTACCTACACTGTGTGCAACAACTTGCGCCATCTAGAGGTGTGGCGTTGCTTTACAAGGGAATTATGAAAGGGGTATCCATAATGTATGCGTAaccatagacatagaacgcgttctatgtctatgtgcGTAACTCCTATCTGAGCGCAACAATTCTGTGCTTCCCGTTGGGCATTCATAGGCTACAGGCAGCTCACCATTTCTATCCcttccatagcctacacttTACCCCTGTTAATCACATAATTTCAGACACATTCATGTAAAATATCCTAGACTCTGTACTGTCAATGTAAATATGGAGCAGCATTGACAACTATCAATAAAATggacactaacatacacacacacaaaagatacaAACACTCACTAATACTGTAATAGACAATCATGTACTCCATCAGTTAGTCACATATTCTATGTGTAGGCCTGCAACACATAAAGTGTCAACCAGGGAGTTTCATTCATCTCAGAGACAATTTGAAATGCCCCTTTTAAATTACACATTTTAATAATTTTAACGGTATTTGCATGCTCAAAATCTGCAGCACATATAGGGCAGAGCCTCAGTTTGAGAGGTAGGGTAGGCCTAATAGTGGTgaagggtggggtgtgtgtgtgtgtgtgtgtgtgtgtgtgtgtgtgtgtgtgtgtgtgtgtgtgtgtgtgtgtgtgtgtgtgtgtgtgtgtgtgtgtgtgtgtgcgtgcgtgtgtgtgtgtgtgtgtgtgtgtgcgtgcctgcttgtTTGTGAAGTTTGCAGTCCAGCCCTGCAAAACACCAGTAGCCGGCTGCCGCATTCACACCCATAGGCTCCCTCTCCCACCTTGTTTGCACAGGATTCTGGCTATCAGTCAGGAGATAGACTAAGTGTTTTAGTGTGATACAAGTCAACCTCAGCACTCACAAGACAGGTGATAGTGGCATAGGTTATCAGTGCTGTAAAAGTAAAACGTGTAAATCAGTGATATAGCCCTAGGGTCTTGATGATCTCATATTAAGAAAATGTCCTTTTTGTGATTAAACATTCTGTTAAGTAATATTTTTTATATTCTTCCACCAATTTCTTTTCCATTAAATGCTACTTCCTCTGGGCTTGCTTAAATATGTCCAGATAGATTagcagtgttgtgtcatggaTTGTTTCTTTCCTAACTTTATTGCACATTTCCTCTGTGCTACTTTGTGAAAGGTGAGACTATATGGTAATGGATCAGTACCCTAAAGGCTGTGGACATAGACATATTCAAGTCAACACAGACATTTTCCTGTTTATAAACTACAGTACCCATCATGGCCACAGGGAGGAGTATGAGTCTTTTTGAGATTTTTGTCAATCCCCATCCTGAGAAATACACTTCagtctgcagcagtgctgctcatacagtaggctatataagtCCGAAGTTCAAGTCCTAGTGGAAATCAATCTGATACATACCTTCAGCAGTTGTGGAAATCGGATCTAATCACTGGCATAATATTTAAATGCTAAAGAAAAACATCCCAGGCATTAACATAAGATGGATAGAGCTGAAATCTATTAATAGAGGCATCCTTGTTGACACTTACATTTGATAATAACATTTGGTGCTTACATATTGTTGTTTTGTATATGAATTAGAAACATGtacatattttcatatttcatatctGAGTGCAAGTAGTCTGGATGAACATGCTTCCTTGTCCAAACATCACATTACATGCTGTGTATGGTGGGTTGAAGTAACCGGCAGTGAGTGTGGAAGTTTCCATCGGGGAGGCACATAGGGTGTCACGTTGCATTAGAGTGGGTCTGTAAATGACTATTGCTTGATGTGTAGTGTTTCCCTCAACCACTATTAGAGCAACACAGGAGTGGGTCACAGTCACACCCTGCCTagcaatacacacagacagctctATCCTTACACATATTCAATTAATcctccaacacacatgcacacacaataccacacagtcacactataaacttgctctctatctctctctccctttctctctgtccctctatctctctctcttattcactcCCTCACCcacttctttcttttcatccttGTGCTGTGTTCCAGAAATGTCATCTGTACTCAGGTCAGTGAAAGCAAAGCTCTGCCCCAACACATCCTCAGGGTTATTGCCCAACTTGCCCTGGCCCTCCaacatgtctgcatgtgtctatGGGGGTTTATTGGTGGCTTGGTGTGTATCCAGAATGGGAGAGGAAAAGATCAGCTGcggtatctttgtgtgtgtgtgtgtgtgtgtgtgtgtgtgacagagagagagagagaagtcaatATATTGACTATAGTGATGTTTGCCTTAACATTTGCACTTATATTGGACCAAAGGGTTCTCGAGAAGTGTATTGATATAATTGACTAAATCACGAACATTACCTCAGTAAAAGCATATATTACAATTATAGCTCATTTATAATTGGCTATTATAATGAATGACTACATGTTATTTTTAGACTTACACCCCTTTATTCTTAgacttagcccccccccccccccccacacacacacacacactcagacacacactcacacacgtaacAAACGTATGCCTATACATTTTTTTAACTAACTTTAGAAAGTGAATCGGTGAGCTAGAGGGTTGCATTGGAGGAGGATGATCTGTGCCCTCCCTGGCGCGCTCATCTTCAGCCgcgtctccctgtctctttaaAACAGATGCAGCCCACGCCTCAAAAAGCGGCTTGTTCCGGCTTCGCCCCTTTACATCCTTATCCTTGCCCCTGACTAAAAAAATAGTACCATATGCACGTTaacaaattaggctattattcgTGTTGTAAAACAATGGTTTGTCCTTTTTGTGCATTTCAACCGCAATTGCGGGACCGTTAAATCCTCAGTGCGCCTGTGGACTATCCGCTGCTGGTGCGCGGACTGGCGGAGTGATACCGGCTTGGACTGGGTCCTCCCGGTTGTCAAATCATGGGAGTGTACCTGCCTGGGCCAACATGTCGTTAGTTAGGAGATGAATACTGAAATTAGAGTTAATAGCGTCTTtgtgttaatgtgatgccaGGACTTCGTGCGTCGTGTAAACGAAGGGATCAATTCGTATCGCTGTGGAAGGCTTTCATCTGATTGAGTGTTTTCTTTGCGCACAAGATCGTCACTAATGATGGATATAACACCAGTCCTCAGCCACTGGGCTTGAGGTAAGTGACGAGAGACGCGACTTTTTACTGATCAAACTGGACTAGTGTATCTGGAGTAGTGAGCTAAGCCTTGTCGTGTCCTATATTATTATGCAATATTGGGAGCTAAATAATTTATTTAAGCCATGCAAATAATACAGAATTCCTAACATACCCTCTGTAGTGTACATCTATGTGGGGTACCATTCGACATTTCTCAGTTTACATCCCCAGTGTTGCAAAAATAGCTCAAACTGCTTGGAGCTGCAAGCAAAGCTTATATTGGTGTCAGACGCTCCAGTACTTTCGCTGCACAACATTTCCAGAAAGCCCCGTTGCGGTGCGGAGTCCGACAAACGATGCAACTAGAAAGCAAGGAGCGAATGGATACCGTACAGCTGTGTTGCCAATTCtcatatgtagcctatgtatcaACGACGCAGCTCGTTGTTATAACGACATAATAATTAAGAGGCGCACTGTGAGTTAGCTTTACTCTACTTTCAGATGCTTTGCAGCACATGGAGTTACGAAACCGCAAATTTACTGAAAGAAATCAACAGTTTTAGTTTCAGGGATCGACATAGGCGTTGTTGACATTATAGTAAATAGGCTACTGATTACTACTATGGCGGAATTGTAGCctagtgttcaaatttttaactTGAAAAGGTTAGGCATTCAGAGCCGTTATTACTGCACCAGCCCAACTATCACTAATACATTACACTTCAGTGGCGTACATCATGACTTTAATATAGCCAAGAACATGCCGCCCACCCTACTGTTTTGCGCGCCTTATTTACGCTTGCGATGGCTTGACCAACGGACCCCAGCCTCTAGGAGTTTGTGGCTGTTGTGATGCAAAGCACtactgtttatttgtgtgtgaggataTGCCATGGCTCACGTACACAACCTAAAAGTAGCACTGCTCTAACttttatttgtaaagaatgTGAGTCATTTAGTTgtgcataggctacatacacGGAACTAAGTGCTGTCTTGGGAGGACACATTGTGGATGCCATCTGCACGTACAAAGACGTCACATTGTAATATCGATGCCGGAAGTTGCTTTTGAGATGACAATCTGTCTAAAACATCCTGAGGTCCGCTCCAACaaaatgtaaattaaatgtGAGTTCTTTGTGCGCAGTCTAAGCTTCCCATGCGCGCACATAAATATGCTCTTGCGTTTGGTGTTTACAAATACTTCAGAGTGTTGTTTTTACAATAACGTAAACAACCCACACACAGTAGTCTATCTACGATTCATCTACGAACCTTGAAAGTGATCTCTCCACCAAGCCTCTGTCATATGAACCTCAAAAGGAGAGAGGCACCACCATTTGTTGGACACCAAATGGTGTACGTTAACACTTGCGTTGCAATCACAGCTTGCACAGTGGTCGCAATCACTCACAGCTTGCTTTATCTGCAAATGATCAGCCTGCAGCCTGTCCACAGGTCGTGCAAATTGAAAGACCATGGCGGTTCTTTCGGGttgtgctttttaaaacatgagTTTGTAGTTTTGCAGAATGCTGGCATGAACTGCAGGTGTTATGTGTCTTGTTGCTGGCATCAAGACACATGAATAACATCTCAACcaaccatcacacacagacagtgtgagagagggacttCTTCAACATAAAGAgggagaattagagagagagagagagagagagagagagagagagagagagagagagagagagaggacagagagagcataCAACACTGACTCACTTCtgtccgcttgttttggtggCTGTTGAAAAGACAGAGCTCGACTCAGGCAGGCCCAGCTGTCATGTGTTGGGGGTGTTGGTAATGACATGGGAGCtgctgtgtgttggtgagtgaaCAAGCTGTCTGTGGTTGTGAGGGCCTGTCATTATGtttcacagagtgtgtgtgtgtgcatgtaagtgtgtatgtaagtgtgtatgtaagtgtgtgtgtgtgtgcctgtgcggcTCGCCGCTCGTCGTTGGGTCCGGGAGAGCCCTCACTGCGAGTGTGTGAGCAAAGGTGTCTGTCTGAGCCAAGTGGGGACAGGATGTACCAACGTCGAGGTTACGGTCAGAATGACACGCTCGCTGAGGGTGACCAatcagagaagggggggggggactcagacccccccccccccacacatacactccatGTGCTCACTTATCCAACAGTTGTGGCATTGTAGGGGGTTCTAGgctgggatggggtggggggttaggggttaggggtgtGGATTGGTGCCAAgatgagggagggtgggagggagaggcagggtgCTAGGGGGATCCCAACACAAGGGACTGTCCATcatgatgcccccccccccccccccctcacccacccaccccggATGAGATGCCTTGTTGGGTTAGGTCTCCGAGTACCAACCCCTCcccctatacagtatgtgcgtgcaacacacacactcacacagacacacagacacacacacacacacacacagacacacacacacacgcacacgcacacgcacacgcacacgcacacgcacacgcacacgcacacgcacacacacacacacacacacacacacacacacacacacacacacacatatacacccacacactctcacacacacatacagacccacacacacctccattatTGCTGGAGAACATCAGGCACTGCCGATGGCTATTTTCTGGTAACATTCAAGTGATAAAACATGCAGTGTCATCTTTTTCATACATTAAACAGATATTCaaagtaagctacagtaggccatttCATTGGAAGAAACTCTGCTTCTGAAATGTTCTTAACCTTTTCAGATGAAGAAGTCACGTAGAGATCTGAATCATGTTTGGATTTAGTGAGTAACTCTGGTCATGGGAAGATCGAAATGTCAAAATGCAAATATTTGTAGAAATATTGGGTCTCACTCTCATGGTACGTCCCATGAGTTGACAGCTTTTGTGAGACGGGGGCGTAATTTCAACGGTCACGAGACAGTGATACATTCCCTGTTTTGTAAAAATAGAGGCTACTCAACTTATTCAATAATGTAAGGAGTCAACTGTTTGTGCAAGCGATTTCTGTAGTTTAAAGAAGTGAATAAGCCATGGACTgaaattacattctctagtccTAGCCTCTAATCCATATCTTGAAACTGCGACAGGCTGGTATGCATGGTACATCAGCTTTTACTTTCAATTCTATATGTGTCACAGAAACGTGTTAATTTTCAATTGAGGAAGTAATCACCGTGTTCGCCACGACGTGAGTCACCGTTGCTCGACCGTTTGTAGTCACGCGCGCCCCCGGGAACAAGGCGTCGCCAAAAAACTTCCCCAGGAGCGCGTTTTGTCACATGTTGCCGGAGACCTTATAGTTTAGTCACATGCGTTCCTGTGCGGTCGGCGGATGAGTTTAACTGGTGCGTGAAGCCAGTGTTCTTAAATTGAGCACTACTGCGGAAACATGACTCCAAACATCAGAACTGAGCTGTCCACGCGGGAGAGGCGATATGGACACTTCCCTCGCCGTAGTATTCGTGTGGTGCGTAAGTTTGCCATTGACTTAATTGTCGCTTCACAACTTTAACGATACTTCAATCTTTTGAAAAAACAATGAAATTGTATTAATTAAATCTGTTATCTATTTGTTTGTCGTAGACTAGTCTCCTTCAATATCACATGGCACGGCCCAATAAcatgcttctcctctttcctttgTGCAGAATGAGATTAAGCtgtttatatttgtttgttattttgcaTTTCGTTTGTTGATAATACAATGGTGTGTTTCGTGCACAAACATGATAAGAAAATGTTAACGTTACTGTCTGGTAAATGGAAATGGAGGCATTTAAGCTTCATCCGAGTGCATTGCTGGGCCATATTTAACACATGGCCAGAGGCCACACTCAGTCACTACACATAGAAAAGAAGTAAtgttagctctctctctctctctctctctctttctctctctctttctttgtctcactctctctttctttctctcactctccctcacacaccctctctctccctctttagtGCAGCCCTGTCTGACAAATGATTGATTCTGAACAGCAGTGAGTACTGTTGCATAACCCACTCAGCAAGACAGCACAGGTTAAACAGGGAGAGTTGGTTAGTTGCATGGCTCAAGCTGCTTCCGTCTCATGGGAAGATGGTGGACAGGTTGATTCTGCACATGTGCGCATAAAACCATGGACACATGCTATGCATGCTGGGAGATATCAGAAACACTTGATCACCAGATGGTTAACGCTTAACGGCCACAACAGCAGTTAGTAGTGGTAGGCCCTAAGCAgtcttggaaaaaaaacaaatacttgCATAATAACTGGGTGTGTCTTGGGTGATTATGTTACACGTTCTTGTCTGTAAATCAGTTGGGCAAGGACAGGTTTACCTCTTAACCCAGGGAGGATTTCTTGCCCCACTGCAGATAGGGGTGTGCTCCGGTTTTAAGTCTTGAGTGCTCTGCGGTGCATGCAATGC includes:
- the LOC134101387 gene encoding DDRGK domain-containing protein 1-like, whose protein sequence is MDIVLYITAAVILVILIIFAVKVRGRAEQSDNEHQQQVVARAAAPPPRPQVAEDRGAGMPRRRRRGMHAAMEARRPQREASEDEDSPVEVEEAEEEGEDVPVQQATGKIGAKKQRKLEEKQARKNQREAEQEEREERKRLQELREQERRKEDEKERVLEQQEEEEARRAKEEQEKKEEEEYQRLKESFIIEEQGEAEELTELESQNLLQEFIQHIKDSKVVLLEDLASHFGMRTQDAIARLHDLIADGSLTGVIDDRGKFISITPEELNAVAHFIKQRGRVSISELVQASNTLINLTPVTRTTA